The Desulfovibrio litoralis DSM 11393 genomic interval ACTTTTAATAAAGATGAACGTGTTATTGCCCTGCTTATCAAAGAAGGCGTTAATATCAACGCCCAAGGCAACTTAAATAAACGCACGGCCTTGCACCTTGCTATTTTAGTCAATCCGAATGCGGCAGCCATTATTAAAGAATTGGCAAAAGGGAAGCCTGATTATTACCTGACTGATACAAAGGAGTTAAACCCGTTTGTGGTAGCCATTAGTGGGGCGGTAGACCAAGAAACAGGCTCATATTATGTGCCTGATGAAGCTGTTCTTTTGGCTCTGCTTGATGCTAACCCTGATTATGCTAAACAATATGCTAAAATTTCAGATAAATACAATCTTATAGAGCTGTATTTTTCTCGCTTTGATGGTGGAACGCTTAACCCCAATAAAATTAAGCCGAGTGCAAAGGTTGTTGAACGCCTTATCAAAGGTGGGAACAACATAAACATAACTGTACGCAAAATGGGAAGCACTGAACCTCTGTTGTTTGCGGCAATTGATTTTGACAGCCAAGGAAAATACCAAGGCGAAACTCCAACAGACACACTGACCAATCTTTTTTTGAAGAATGGAGCTGATATATACGCAACAGATGACACAGGAGAGCTGGCAATCCACAAGGCAGCTTTTAATGGTAATGCTAAAGTAATTAAAGCCTTGCTTGCACTTGATAAAAAGAAGGAACTCGCTAAAGTTCAAGATGAGTTTGGAAACACTCCCTTGCATGACCTCACCGAGTGGCGAAGTGTAGAGCTTCCGACCTGCGGAAAGTTATTAATTGATGCGGGGGCGGATATTAATGCACGAGATAAAGACGGTAATACGCCTTTTTTAATGATTGCAAAAAGCTCTGATATTCCACGCACTCGCTTTGAAGCAGATGACGATTATAAAAAAGGCGTAACAGAACGTCAAAAGGCAGTTAAGTTTTTGCTTGCTAACGGAGCAGACATTAAAGCGACTGATAACAAAGGTAGAAATCCTTTACACTCTTTAAGCAACGCAAGGGTACTTTCAAAGCCAGACCTTGAACTGTTTATTAAGGCAGGGGTAGATATTAATGCACGAGATAAAGACGGTAATACACCACTTATGCTATTTGTTATTGCATCAAGAGATAGGTCGGACTATTATGATGAGCAACAAATTGCGATGTTTACAAAAAATCTTCCTATCTTAAAAGAGCTTGGTGCAGACCCTAAAATTCAAAATAAAGATGGAAAAATCCCTTATGACTTCTTACATAAGAATTTTTTGGATAAAGCAAAAGACGAAATCGCTTTTTTAAAAGTAGCAGGCAAAGATGAACCCACTTTGTTTAACGTCTGTGAAAAGGGTTGTGATGAAAAAACTATTAAAGAAGCACTGGCAAAAGGCATGGATATTGATGTCGTAAGGTCAGGCGTAACCCCTTTGCATATGGCGATTGCATCAAAAGATGAAAAAACCGTAAAAGCCCTGCTCGCCTGTGGTGCTCCAATTGATAAAGCGAGTGATAAGGGTGAAACTCCACTTGGAGTAGCTTTTAAAATGGATCAGTATGATATAGCCTCTACTCTTATAAAAGCCGGTGCGAATCTTAACAAAGAAGGCTTTATGGTTACTGATAGCAACAAAAAAAAGTTTATTACTTCTTATGTGATTGGGGCTGTACTTTATAACGATACGAAGATGTTTGAACTTTTAATGCAAGGAAAGCCCGACCTTGAGTTTAAAAGTCACATCTGGTCTGATAGTCGTGGAAATAAAGCATGGACTGGGTCTTATGATGAGGGGTGGGATGTATGGGCTACAAATGGTACACCACTACACGCAGCAATAGTGACAAACAATCTCGCTTTTGCCGAAAGACTCATACAAAATGGTGCTGACCCTAATGCGACATTAGATAGAGGGCTTTCTACCCCCTTGCACCTTGCGGCATTACAGAATAACAAAGCTCTGGTTGAGTTGCTTTTCAAACATGGAGCAAAAATATATAGCAATAATTTTGATAAAACACCTTATGATTATGCAACAAATAAAGACATAAAGGCACTTTTAAAAAATATTGCTTCCAAATAGATTTCTAAAAAAGCAAAACAGCTTTTATGTTAAAATTTAAAACGATAAGTTCACAGCTTTAATTTTGTTTTTGGAGTGTTTTTCTAACGAAAGCCACTATGAGATTATTGGGAGATTATTGCGAAACTATTACGAGATTGTTATTAAATAGTCTCTGATCATGACCGATTTAACAGGATTTATTTACTGTTTCGGTCATGATTTTTTTTATTTTTTTATACTTCGAGAAAGTTTTCACAAATATGCTTGACAATCTTGTATTATATATCTTATATAAGACTTAAGCGAGAGTATTATCTCAAAGCCTAATAAACGTTCTCTAAAAAATGATTTGTAAAGTCTTTA includes:
- a CDS encoding ankyrin repeat domain-containing protein, with product MRILSLGILFVLLFSNNAFAFKGEAAEAILYEAVYNQMERERMEQAGVKKLHPEGFYKICASGTLDEVKKAIAEGADPKIPDADRGQTTCLHDAATFNKDERVIALLIKEGVNINAQGNLNKRTALHLAILVNPNAAAIIKELAKGKPDYYLTDTKELNPFVVAISGAVDQETGSYYVPDEAVLLALLDANPDYAKQYAKISDKYNLIELYFSRFDGGTLNPNKIKPSAKVVERLIKGGNNINITVRKMGSTEPLLFAAIDFDSQGKYQGETPTDTLTNLFLKNGADIYATDDTGELAIHKAAFNGNAKVIKALLALDKKKELAKVQDEFGNTPLHDLTEWRSVELPTCGKLLIDAGADINARDKDGNTPFLMIAKSSDIPRTRFEADDDYKKGVTERQKAVKFLLANGADIKATDNKGRNPLHSLSNARVLSKPDLELFIKAGVDINARDKDGNTPLMLFVIASRDRSDYYDEQQIAMFTKNLPILKELGADPKIQNKDGKIPYDFLHKNFLDKAKDEIAFLKVAGKDEPTLFNVCEKGCDEKTIKEALAKGMDIDVVRSGVTPLHMAIASKDEKTVKALLACGAPIDKASDKGETPLGVAFKMDQYDIASTLIKAGANLNKEGFMVTDSNKKKFITSYVIGAVLYNDTKMFELLMQGKPDLEFKSHIWSDSRGNKAWTGSYDEGWDVWATNGTPLHAAIVTNNLAFAERLIQNGADPNATLDRGLSTPLHLAALQNNKALVELLFKHGAKIYSNNFDKTPYDYATNKDIKALLKNIASK